A window of Palaemon carinicauda isolate YSFRI2023 chromosome 27, ASM3689809v2, whole genome shotgun sequence contains these coding sequences:
- the LOC137620975 gene encoding uncharacterized protein yields MRSLESENLQLNELYTILLHVNQSQSVGPKSKGNVNKFSSQQTRKCALCEGEHWWTQCKTYASRDKKLSRLGFLRLCFVCASNKHFSVDCKKQVYGNGCRLKHHRVLCDKQQTSELSKSTNKSANKPNNNGVQVGTLSVSGQGQKSKQRSILPTATIVLKGKEEDIWYAFMDYWTLVQNEPLSEGSCNAPPVQETQVTVLKLATNEEVIEATHKFDGDIKNDLDILWNLDKVGIDCNELKEHDRKVLEGFESTIVYSSMEKQYVVALPWKSNKSRLPSNFGMALGRVKQQCAKFQRDEAYLNHNQKILKDQEDGGFIERADKNNAVENCHYLAHHSVLKDSATTPIRIVFDCSWRHGKNELSLNDCLWTGPHITTDLLKVLLQFRTNNDACISDIEKAFLMVQLREEDRNYTQFSWLQDPTDPNSKLIIYRLRVVLFGATCSPFLLNATIKSHLAAVRKDTSCTEVVDMMRRGLYVDNLQFTFNSEDDLINLFFGANRIFAQAHL; encoded by the exons ATCATTAGAGAGTGAAAACCTGCAGTTGAATGAACTCTACACTATTTTGCTTCATG TGAATCAATCACAATCTGTTGGACCTAAGAGCaaaggaaatgtgaataaatttagtTCTCAACAAACAAGAAAATGTGCATTGTGTGAAGGCGAACACTGGTGGACCCAGTGTAAAACTTATGCCAGTAGAGATAAGAAATTGAGTCGTCTCGGGTTTTTAcgattatgttttgtgtgtgcatcgAATAAACACTTTAGTGTAGATTGTAAAAAGCAAGTTTATGGAAACGGATGCAGATTAAAACATCATCGTGTATTATGTGATAAACAACAAACCAGCGAACTaagtaaatcaacaaataaatcagcaaataaacctaataataatggtgtgcaGGTTGGAACACTTTCCGTAAGTGGTCAGGGTCAGAAATCCAAGCAGAGGTCAATTTTACCAACAGCCACAATTGTGTTAAAAGGTAAAGAGGAAGATATTTGGTACGCCTTCATGGATTATTGGACACTTGTGCAGAACGAACCTTTATCAGAAG GGTCCTGTAATGCCCCTCCAGTGCAGGAAACCCAGGTAACTGTGTTAAAGCTAGCAACTAACGAGGaagtaattgaagctactcataaatttgatggtgatataaagaatgatttggatattttgtggaatttagatAAAGTAGGTATTGACTGCAATGAATTGAAAGAACATGATCGAAAGGTTCTAGAAGGCTTTGAAAGTACCATTGTATATTCCTCAATGGAGAAGCAATATGTTGTGGCCTTACCATGGAAGTCTAATAAGTCAAGGCTTCCATCTAATTTTGGCATGGCGTTGGGCCGGGTTAAACAACAATGTGCAAAATTTCAGAGGGATGAAGCCTACCTGAACCACAATCAGAAAATCCTAAAGGATCAGGAAGATGGGGGGTTCATTGAAAGGGCAGATAAAAACAATGCAGTTGAAAATTGTCATTATCTAGCACATCATAGTGTACTGAAAGATAGTGCCACCACTCCAATTAGAATAGTTTTTGACTGTTCCTGGAGACACGGTAAAAATGAATTGAGCCTTAACGACTGTCTGTGGACTGGACCACATATTACGACAGATTTGCTCAAAGTCTTATTGCAGTTCAGAACTAACAACGACGCCTGTATTAGTGATATAGAAAAAGCGTTTCTTATGGTGCAATTGAGAGAAGAAGACCGCAATTACACACAGTTTTCGTGGTTGCAAGACCCAACGGATCCAAATAGCAAATTAATCATATATAGGCTTAGGGTGGTATTGTTTGGTGCTACGTGTTCTCCGTTTCTGTTGAATGCCACTATTAAATCACATCTGGCAGCTGTGAGAAAAGATACGAGTTGCACTGAAGTAGTGGATATGATGAGAAGGGGATTATACGTGGACAACCTTCAATTTACCTTCAACAGTGAAGATGActtaataaacttattttttggcGCAAACAGAATATTTGCACAGGCGCACTTGTAA